TAATAGCGCCATTAGTTAAAGCACCATGGGTTTTACTTGCGCCATCAAAGCGAGCGATATCAAGTAATTGAGTTAGCTTATCAACATCACCATTTCGATGGTCGAGTGTTAAACCATTACCTTTTATTAATACCAAATTACGCAGATAACCTGAAAAATTAGAGAAATCACCGTCATTGACCACACTGGCGATACTGAGACGCCAATCAAAGTTATCCAAAGTACCACCATCACTAATAGCTAATTCAGTGGTATGGCCTAAACCATTTTTCCATGGGATAGTTTTATAGTTTTCTGGAGAGAAAATAGTAAGCATAAGGATCTTCAGCGTAATTTTTTTGCCATATTACTTAGTTTATCTTCATAGGCAAGGTTATTTTTGTATGGCTTTATTTTGATATTTACATTAGCGCTTGCTATGCGAGTTGAGCTCACGGTAGAATCTAACCGCGTTTATCTAAACTCTATATGAAGATTAGTAAGCGCAACACTTGTCGGAGTGCCAAAGGCTGAGATCGCGAAAGCGGGATCCGTAAAACCTGATCAGATTAATATCTGCGTAGGAAACAAGAGAGAGTAATTAAGTCATTGTGCTTAGCTGTTAACCAGACTCTTTTTGCCTCTTTTTAACTAAAAAATTAGTTAAAAAAACTCCGCCTATTTTTATTTTTTTCTTGCTTTTATATCAATAAAACAAGAAAAACCAAAAACAAGGTGCGACCATGAACAACTCAACCGACGCTGTTAATCCAGCGAAAAAACCACAAACACGACGTGAAAAGCGCGAAGCGGCAGAAGCATTTTTAAAAAATGTCTCAGACCAATCTTTTCCAAATTCTAAAAAAGTCTACGTGCAAGGTGAAATCCACGATATCAAAGTCGGTATGCGTGAAATTACCTTATCTGACACCTTAGTTAGCGGTAGTAAAGACAAGCCAGTCTATGAAAAAAATGAACCATTATGTGTTTATGATACTTCAGGTTTTTATACCGATGAAAACGTTGAAATAGACGTTCACAAAGGTATTCCTCGTTTACGTGAAACTTGGATTGATGCGCGTGATGATGTAGAGACTTTTACTTCAACTCATTCTGAGTTTGCACAGCAACGTCTTGATGATGAAGGTGTTGATGAAATTCGTTTTGAACATTTACCTAAAATGCGCATTGCTAAAAAAGGTAAAAATGTTACGCAAATGCATTATGCTCGCCAAGGCATTATTACCCCAGAGATGGAATATATTGCCATTCGTGAAAACTTAAAACGTGAAGAAGTAAAAGATGCAACGCTACTGCTACAACACAAAGGTCAATCCTTTGGTGCTAGTATTCCAGAGCAAATCACGCCTGAATTTGTCCGTGACGAAGTAGCTCGTGGTCGCGCTATTATTCCAGTAAACATCAACCATCCAGAATGTGAGCCAATGATCATTGGTCGTAACTTTTTAATTAAAGTGAATGCTAATATCGGGAACTCAGCGGTTACCTCTTCTATTGAAGAAGAAGTTGAAAAGCTCGTTTGGTCAACTAAATGGGGTGCAGATACCGTCATGGATTTATCGACGGGTCGTAATATTCATGAAACCCGTGAATGGATCATGCGTAACTCACCAGTCCCTATTGGTACTGTCCCTATTTACCAAGCACTTGAAAAAGTAAATGGTGTAGCTGAAGATCTTACCTGGGAAATATTCCGCGATACTTTAATTGAACAAGCAGAGCAGGGTGTTGATTACTTTACCATTCATGCGGGTGTGTTATTGCGGTATGTACCTATGACGGCAAAACGTGTCACCGGTATTGTTTCTCGCGGTGGTTCAATCATGGCGAAATGGTGTTTAGCGCATCACAAAGAAAATTTTCTTTACACACACTTTGAAGATATCTGTGAAATTTTAAAGCAGTACGATGTGTCATTTTCATTAGGTGATGGTTTACGTCCGGGTTCAGTGGCAGATGCGAACGATGAGGCACAGTTTGCTGAATTACATACGTTAGGTGAGTTAACTAAAATTGCCTGGAAGCATGATGTGCAAACCATTATTGAAGGCCCTGGTCACGTGCCACTTCATATGATTAAAGAAAATATGGAAGAGCAACTTGAGCATTGTGGCGAAGCGCCTTTCTATACGCTTGGCCCATTAACTACCGATATTGCGCCAGGTTATGATCATATTACTTCTGGCATAGGTGCGGCTAATATTGGTTGGTACGGTTGTGCCATGCTTTGTTATGTAACACCGAAAGAGCATTTAGGTTTACCGAATAAAGAAGACGTAAAGGAAGGCTTGATGACCTATAAAATTGCCGCACATGCAGGCGATTTAGCTAAAGGTCATCCAGGTGCACAAATTCGTGATAATGCTATGTCTAAAGCACGCTTTGAGTTCCGTTGGTACGATCAATTCAATATTGGTTTAGATCCAGAACGAGCACGCACTTACCATGATGAAACCTTGCCACAAGAGTCCGGTAAAGTTGCGCATTTCTGTTCTATGTGTGGACCGAAATTTTGCTCAATGAAAATCTCACAAGAAGTACGAGAGTACGCTGCTAATTTAGATAAAAATGCGATAAAAATTCAGCTGCTTGATGAAACCATTACCTTAACTTCTGATGAAGCGATTGAACGGGCGATGCAAGAAAAATCTGCTGAATTTAAAGCAACCGGTAGCGAAATCTACCAACTTGCTGAATAGTTACGGCAGATAAACGATGAATATTGCCATTGTTGGCGCAGGATTGATGGGGCGATTACTCGCCCTGTCTTTACTGCGAGGTAAACAGTCAGAAAGCGTAACCATTACTTTATTCGATAAGGATAATAAGCTCGCCCACAATAGTGCTGCTTATGCTGCTGCAGGGTTATTAACGCCATTGGGAGAGTCACTTCATTGTGAGCCTAATATTGTTAGTATGGGTTTTGAGTCGTTACGTTTATGGCCAGCTTTGCTCGACAGTTTGGATGAATATACTCTTTTTCAACAAACTGGCGCTATCATGGTGAGTCATGAGCAAGATAAAGGTGATTATCAGCGCTTTGTTAGACACCTTAATAATAATTATCCAGAACATAAACTACATACGCTAGATCGTGCGCAATTGCTCGAGCTAGAGCCTGAAATAGGACGAAGTTTTAATCACGGCTTGTACCTGCCACAAGAAGGGCAGATTGGTAATCGTCGTCTGTTGATTGCCTTACGTAAACAGCTTGAAAAAGAAGGCATGAGCATAAATGGGGTTAACTCACTAAACTGGTTAAGTGAGTGTCAGGTATTTGCTATTGAAAACACTGACTCTAACAGCAAAGTTAGTTATCAACAGTACGGAGTCAATTGTAGCCAATCATTTGATTTAGTGATTGATTGTCGAGGTACTGGTGCGAGTCGTAAAAATAGCCATAGTGCCTGTGCACCATTAAGTGACTTACGCTCAGTAAGAGGAGAATTATTCCAACTTTTTGCCCCAGATGTGAATATTTCAAGACCGATACGATTAATGCACCCTAGGTATCAGCTTTATATTGCGCCAAAACAAAAAGGTTTTTATGTGGTGGGTGCCACTGAAATTGAGAGTGACGATGATGCACCGATGACAGTGCGCTCAGCGATGGAATTATTGAGTGCAGCTTATAGTGTGCATCCCGGCTTTGCTGAAGCCAATATTCGTCAACACGTTAGTCAATGTCGGCCAACTTTTAGTGATAATCAACCTAAAATCACTCACAAGGGCAGTTTGATACAGGTAAACGGTTTATTCAGGCACGGATTTTTAATTGCGCCGGTGGTGCTTAAACAAGTATTAACACTGGTCGACAACCTGATAAATAATACCAACAATGAGTTGCCCTACCGTGATTATTTGCACACTGAGCAACGACAAGAAGAGGTGATTTAATGAATATTCATATTAACGGAAAAGCTTACTCGTTAAGCCATGAAGTACATATTAGTGTTAGTTCAGCATTAACGTTACATTTTATTGAACCACAACAGAGTACTTTTGCGGTGGCGCTAAATGGTGACTTTGTTGGTAAAGCAGATTATGACACCACGCTAGTAAAAAATGGTGATAGCCTCGATGTGCTATTGCCGATACAAGGAGGTTAATGGTGGCACTTAACATCTATGGGCAGCAGCTTGATAGTCGTTTACTTATTGGCAGTGCGCTTTATCCATCTCCACATGTGATGAAACAAGCCATACTTGCTAGCGGCTCACAAGTAGTAACCCTCTCACTGAAACGTCAAAATCCTGCAGAAAAAGCGGGTCAACAAATATGGCGTTACTTACAAGAAGTCGTCACCGAAGTGAATGGTCACTTACTGCCTAATACCGCAGGTTGTAAAACCGCAAAAGAAGCGGTTACCTTGGCAAAAATGAGTCGAGAAATTTTTCAAACTGATTGGATCAAACTTGAAGTGATTGGCGATGATTATAACTTACAACCTGATCCTATTGAGCTACTTCATGCCACTGAGCAGTTAATAAATGACGGCTTTAAAGTCTTGCCTTACTGCACCGATGATTTAGTACTTTGTCAGCGCCTTTATGATTTAGGTTGTCAGGTGATTATGCCGTGGGCATCTCCAATTGGCACAGGCAAGGGACTAATGAATCCTTATAATTTAGAAACAATACGTTTGCGCTTACCTAATGCAACCTTAATTTTAGATGCGGGTATTGGTAAACCCTCGGATGCTTGTTTGGCGATGGAAATGGGTTATGACGGTGTTTTGTTAAATAGTGCGGTTGCATTAGCAGATAATCCAGTGCTGATGGCAAAAGCCTTTGGGCAAGCACTGCAAGCAGGTGAACAAGGTTATGTAGCGGGGATTATGGATCAAAGGCAAACAGCGCATCCTTCAACCCCAACATTAGACACACCTTTTTGGCACCAAAATTAGTGAGTTAAGCTGCTTATTGCTGTAGCACACAATTAAGGCGTCAAAGGTACTCATTGGCTAGCGCCAACTCCGTGCAATTTCCTTGTAATTGAGTACTACAACTGCAAGCAGCCTAACTCAGCTTTAGTAGTCTTCAGTTATTTATTAAAGGCTGTTGGTTAAAGTGCATGGATATCCGCTTAAATACTGCGGGCATGACAACTCATTGTTCACTGTCACTCCCGTGGTGTCTCAATCGGGAGTCTATAGTGTTTGGCTGTTACAGCTAATTGAAAGCAAAATAATTCAGAGAAATAATAAATGAAAACTGAACAACAAGTGGCAATCAAACCGATAATCTGGACTATTTCGGGCAGTGATTGTTCTGGCGGTGCGGGTATTGCCGCGGATATTAAAACGGGGCATGGTTTGGGTGTGGAAGTATGCCACTTGATTACCGCTAATACTGTGCAGAATTCGCACCAGCTGCTATCGGTTAATGCCATATCGGTTGAATTATTGCAGCAACAAGCAGCGGTACTAATGGATGACAAACCGCCATCGGTCATCAAAATTGGTTTAGTGGCTAACGCAGAGCAAGTACAGTGGTTAGCTCAATTAATTGAACAGATTAAACAAGTTATTCCCACGCTTATTAGTGTTTATGATCCTGTTGGCCAAGCCAGTGTCGGTGGTAGCTTTAACAACCTTACTTTGGAACAGCTAAGCCCTTTATTACTGAAAATTGATGTGATCACACCTAATTTGATGGAAGCGAAAAGCTTAGCGAAATTAGATGGGCTACCTGATAAAAATAGTGCTGAAAAGCTGGCGAATAAAATCCATCAAAACTTTGCTATTAACAGTATTATTGTTAAAGGTGGGCATATTCACAGTGATGATAGGTATTCGATTGATTTCTGTCTTCACCAATTAAATCAGCTGAATGGCAAACAAGACAATCAAGATAAAGCGCAAACAGCGATTAGTTACCAGTTAGGTGCACTGCGCATAGATAGTCATTATAGCCACGGTGGTGGCTGTAGTTTTGCCAGCGCATTAGCAAGCTTTCTCGCTCAGGGGTACTTGATACGCGATGCGTTTACTTTAGCAAAGGCGTTCATCAGCCAAGGCTTGAGTACTAGCAAGCAAGTAAGCGAATTACACGGTCATCAATATTATGGTGCGTTTGAACAGCAAGGCTGGCCGCGTAATGCTGAATGCTTTCCCCAAGTTATTGATGAGCTCAGTCAGCAATATCAAAATTTACCAGCTTTTAACTCGTTAGATTTAGCAGAGAAAAAACTAGGCCTTTATCCGGTGATAGATTCATTATATTGGCTCAAGCGCTTATTATCTTTAGGTTTAGAGATTATTCAATTACGGGTGAAAAACTTGGCTGAAAGTGAATTAGAGCAAGTTATTATTACCGCCATTGCTTTGGCTAAAAAATATGATACTCGTTTGTTTATAAATGATTATTGGCAATTAGCGATTAAACATGGTGCTTATGGCGTTCATATTGGTCAAGAAGACTTGCAAGATGCAGACTTAACGGCCATTCAACAATCGGGGATACGTTTAGGTATCAGTACTCATGGATGTTATGAATTCTTATCAGCACAGCGCTTACAGCCGTCATACTTAGCAATTGGCGCAATTTTTCCAACGAAAACTAAAGACATGACTGGGCAAATTCAAGGCATTGATAATTTGAGACAGGTATTATCTTTACGCCCTGAAAATAAGCATAAAATCCCTGTGGTTGCCATTGGCGGTATTAATCTTGAACGTGCAGCAGAAGTCATCGCTACAGGTGTGGAAAGTATTGCTGTCGTTACTGCAATAACAGAAGCTGAGTGCTCACATGGCATTTCACCTGAGCAGGCAGTCACGCGTTTACAATTCTAGCTGAATCATGCATATTCGAGTAGAACGGGTATATGATGTCATTGATAGAAATAGGTTAAGGATAATAATGAAAGTTTTAGAAAATAAAATACCACCACCTTTAGTGGGTTTACTGATCGGGCTAGGAATGTGGGGGTTAAGTACAGTAACGCCAGTTATCTTACTAACAAATACAGTCAAATCAGTGTTGGTGATTGGTTTTATTTCTCTTGGTATTTTCTTTGATCTTGCAGGCATCATATCGTTTAGAAGGGCTAAAACCACGGTAAACCCGTTGAAACCTAATAAGGCAAGCTCCTTAGTAACATCAGGTATATATCAAGTGACTCGTAATCCCATGTATGTTGGTTTTGTTGCTTTTCTACTGGCTTGGGCAAGCTTCTTAGGCTCGGCGTGGGGGCTCATTTTAATTCCATTGTATATACTTTATATTCAACGTTTTCAGATAGCTCCTGAAGAAAGGGCGCTAACAGTATTGTTCAAAGAAGAATTTACTCAGTATAAAGCACAGGTTCGTCCTTGGTTGTAATGTCTGTGAACCGAAGTTCAAAAAATAATATGACTTATTCAGTATAAAAAAGGGGAAATACACTACTGTATTTCCCCTTTTTCGTTATCAATCATTTATATTCAATGAAGTATTACATTGCAGATAATAGTCTTGGATTAACGACTAAGTTTCTTACTCCGTGGGCGTGATCTTCTTTAAAGGCATTACCTTTACACCATTCACCAACGGACTCGATATTCACCTTCGCCACTTTTGGACGAACGCTCCAAGTTACTTGAAATGGAGATCCTTTTTCATTGTAACTAGGGCCTGTAGTTGATCCTGCGTATTGAATTGGGGTGCCAGTGTTATTTGGAATATTAGGCGCTTGATGTTTATCATTTTTAATACTGTGCGTAGTCAACTCACCAAAATCTAAAGCATTCTTATCATTCACTACAACAAATACTTGTGTCTCGACACGAAATTGTGGGTTGATAGTGGATTCACCTAAGCAAGCACCTAAAGTATTGCCAGGCGCTGCTTGTGCGGTAGAGTGAACATAGTGTACTTCGATAGTATCGCCAGGCAATAAACCACCGTGTGGGTTAGGACAAATATCTTTATTAACTTTTTTGGTTTCTTTACTGCTTAATTTACCCGTATAAACAAAACCTGTTTGATAACCAGTACCATCGCCATTACCAGCATATTTACTAAACTCGCCACCTTTATGCTCAGCATTTTTATGCATATGGATATTACATAAATTCATGTTAGTAGATTCGGGTGCTAGACCAAAAATACGTGGATTATCACCTTGTTTCATTGATAAATCACGAGGTGATTGCGGTCCATAACCTTTACTAACCGTATTATTTTCTAGCATAGCGCGTTGCTTTTTAATGACGTTATCTGAAACGTTGGTAGGCTCACTGCCAGCAAAAGCTGTTAGTGGAATTAATGCTGCAGCGACAGTCAGTGCAATAATATTCGTCTTCATTATGTATCCTTAAGGTTGTTGATTAACGAGTCACTTATGATAAATAGCGTTAAGAATTATTATTTGAAAAAGCTACTCTACATTTTTAGTGTATCGCAGAGGCATAACGTGTTTAAAGTGACACTAGCATCACTATAGTTTACGTCATGGCACATATGAGTAATTTTATGTTTTGTTTTTATTGCTACATCATAAGTTGATCATTGCCTATGCTACAGTAAAACGCGATGACAACCTCCTGACCGTCATGTTTACTATGTTAAAAATTGTAACCTGCAGGGTGAGTTATATTTGATAATTAGCTTGTTGAATTATTCTGCTTGAGCTTAAAATAGTGAAAACAAAGATGAATATCAGCATAAGAAGACAATATGATCGGTAATAAACTACTGAGTTACAAGAAAATTTCTGTCGCTAAGGTGTTTGAAAAAGAAACACAGCTTATTGCTCAAATACAAGCGGGAGAACTCAAACAATGCTTAATGTTATGGCAGGCCAAAGAAGCGACCCTGGTATTACCCGCAGGTAAGAAGTGGCTAGCGTCAGATGAACTTAAAGCGGGTTTGTTGGCCGATGAGTGGCTTTTACAGGCGCGTAAAACTGGCGGAGCACCTGTACCACAATGCCCCGGAATAATTAACTTATCTCACCTGTATCTTTGGTCAAATGATACGCCCTATTCAATAACCCAAGCCTATGAGAATTTATGCACAGTTTTACATGGCTTCTTTGGTCAATTTAATTTAATTAGCCAAGCACATGCTACAGAATTCTCTTATTGCGATGGTGATTATAATATCAACTTGAATGGTAAAAAAATTGTTGGTACTGCTCAGCGAGTGATATTAAAAAAAGGTGGCGGCAAAATAGTGTTGGCACAAGCCTTTATTTTGATTGATGTGTTACTTGAAGAGATCATAAAGCCAGTTAATTTGTGCTACCAATTATCTGATAAAACCGATCGGGTAAAAGCGCAGGTGCATACTACGCTTTTTGAGCATATTAACCAGAAACCGACAATAGATAAGCTATATCAGCAATTGACTCAAGCTTTTGTTGATAGTGGTCTTTATCAATAAAATAGTCACTCTTAAAAATAACCAATCACTTATAAAATGGGTATTAATAAAGCGGGGTGACTGATGCTTAAGACCCCTTTTTTAGTTGCTGATAAAGATCTGCAAATTTAACGCGCTTTTTGTAACCTTTGAAAAAATGCTTATGTATTACTTTACCTTTGTTATCAATGATTACTACACCTGGGTAAGGGATACCATAATGATCACTGTCTACAGCGTATTCACTGTTTACAATACCGTAGGCCAACATTGTTTGTACTTTTTGGTCTGATAATAATGGGTAGTTGATATTTTTCTGATCAGCGAATGTTTTTAAAATATCAGTATTATCATAAGAAATAGCCGCTAAGCCATAACCTAGTTTGGTAAATTGTTCAGCATGTTCATTCAATTCTATTAGGTGTTTTTTACAAAAAGGACACCAATCAGCTGAGCGGAAAAATAAGATAATTAAACCTTGCTCACCACTAATTTCTTTGATGTTAACCGCTTGCTCTTGGGTATTCACAACCGAAATTTCGGGCGCTTGTTCACCGAGTGTTGGGCCTACATTAATGCTTGTGTTGGCAAAGGCATTATTAGTTAATAACAAAAGTAGTGAAAAAACTGAGATTGATATTTTTTTATTGATGCGGGAGTAAATTTTACGGTTCATTTAGGTTACGGATCTTTGTGGGTTATGACCTAAAAGACCGCTTGATGAAATAAAAATTTCATTGTAAATCCATTACTCTGCATAATGTGTGACTACACTGGGAGTTCACGGTTCTTTGGCATGCAGGCATTCATTTTAAGTAATGGTTACTTTCTTGGTATCTATTCTTGTAGAATCAAGAATTAACGAACAAATAACAGCAAAAAAACGACATTTTGGTCGTTTTTTTATGCTCGAAACAAACATATGATTACCCATGTAGGTAAAGCTGTTAACATGATCGGCATTAAAAATTTTTACTCAATAAAATTTAAAATCTTCTGAATACATATGACTGATAAAAATGATGACAGTATTTGTCCTTTATGCCAGCAAAATAATCGCTGTGATGTCAAAGCGGGTAGTGGTTGTTGGTGTATGAATACTCCAGTTCCCGAGGAGCTGTTAGCACAAATACCAGCGCACCTCAAAGGTGTCAGTTGTGTCTGTAATGCATGTATTGGGCGTTATCAGCGTCAACAACATTTAAATGCTAATGTAGAATAGTTTAATGACTATGTTTTAAAGCGTAAAAATAAAAGCACATTAGTGTAAAATCTTTTAGTCTCTACCTCTACGCAAATCGTGCGCATCCAAATAACATATTACCTATGAATGTATTTTCTCGAAACCGTTATGAATAAAACCTCAAAGGCTTATCAGCCATTACTCAGCTCCAAAGCAAAAATTGCCATTATTGGTGGTGGCGTTGCAGGCTCAACTATTGCGTTGCGTTTTGCTGAATTAGGTTTAGATACCACGCTGATAGAAAAAGGTCCGAGCTTAGTTAATGGTCCGCCTATTTGTCATTTACATGCTGGCGGTAACTTGTACCGCGAGATTTGTGATGAGCAATGTCTTACCTTATTAAAGCAATCGATAGATACAGTTAAAGTTTATCCACAAAGTGTCAACATTCGACCAACGGTTATAGCTTTGCCTAAAACGGATAATGGTCAGCCTGAAGATTTATTACCTCGTTTAGAGAAGTTACGCGCTAAATACAGTGAACTTGTGGCTCAAGATAGTCGTAACAAGGTACTCGGTGAACCGGAAAACTATTTTAAGTTTTATTCACGGACGGAGCTTGATGCTTTATTGGATTTACCTTTACCAAAAACGGCTAAGAATGATAGTGATTGGTTAGTCGCTTTTGCACAACACGTTGATTTAGATAGTCTTAAATTCCCTGTGTTACTAGTGCAAGAGTATGGCTTGTCAGCATTTCGCTTTGCCGCGATCGCGAGTTTAGCAATAGAGGGTTTACCTAGTTGCCACCTTCAAACAAATAAACAAGTTATTGCTATTGTTCAGCAAAAAAATAGCTTAGGTTGGCAAGTATCCACTCAAGCATTACCTCAACATCAGCAAAGCCCAACTATTATTCACCAGCATTTTGACTATGTCATTAATGCGTGTGGTTTTAAAAGTGGTGAAATTGATGACATGGTCAGCGCCAAACGTAAACGTATGGTGGAATTCAAAGCGGCTTATGTTGCTCATTGGCCTCAATGCCAAGGACTATGGCCTGAGATTGTTTTTTATGGCGAGCGAGGTACTCCACAAGGTATGGCGCAATTAACCCCTTACCCTGATGGTTATTTTCAGCTACATGGCATGACGCAAGACATTACCTTGTTTGACCAAGGGTTAGTCGCGAGTTCTTTAGAAAGTGCGCAGCCGCAATTAGCAAAACGCTTTATCGAAAAGATTGATAAAAAATGGCCTGAGCAGTTGGTGCATAATAGAACCTTAGGCTCTATCGAACATATTGCTCAGTTTATTTCAGCTTTTAGCTCAGCAGAAGTCGCAGCAAAGCCATTATTTGGTGCTCAGCAAATTCCTGGCGAAGATGCTGATTTACGTGCAGCTGATGTTTCATTTTATGGTCAACATTATGCGCGTGCAGAAATAGTTAAAGCATCCTCTGCGTTAGCTGCAGGCGATGCAATATTAAAAAACCTAGTCGATTGTGGATTAATAGCAGCGTTAGAATTAGGCCGCTATTTAACAGAACATTACTTCCCCGTCAGCCAACAATGTTCCGAAATTGAAGTAACAGAACGAGCAATAATGTTAGCCAAGCAGCGAGAATATCCAATAGCGTTAGCTAAAAATCTATAACTAATCGTTAGGTTAGCTTTTAACGCTTTAACGAAATCAGTAGTTCATTGAAAGTATCAAAGCACCACTGCGGGCCATATTGATTGATGTCTTCACCGTAGTTATAACCGTAAGTTAAGCCAACACTATCTATGTTGGCTGCTTTTGCAGCTAAGATATCGTTTTTAGAATCTCCGATCATCACACACTGCTCAGCAACAACGTTAAGTTGCTTCATGGCATAATGTAATGGTGCTGGATGTGGTTTTTTATCCGCTAACGTATCACCACCAATTAATAACTCAAACAGGTTATCAATACCTAAGCCCGTTAATATCGGTTGAATGAAAATAGCAGGTTTATTGGTAATAATCGCAAGACGAAAGCCAGCCGCTTTTAATGAAAGCAACCCTTCTTGCACATCGTCATACAATACTGATTCTATGCATAAGCACTGCTGGTAATGGGCTAGAAAAATGGTTAGCGCATCTTTAGTGAGCGTTTCATCTAATTCTTTATCAATGATTGCAGAACCCGATAATGCTCGTTCAATTAATACTTTGGCACCATTACCCACCCAATGGTGAATAGTGTCTTGATCGAAGGTCGCTTTGTTTAAATCTTTAAGGGTTCTATTTACGGCTAAAGCAAGATCAGGGGCACTGTCTACTAAGGTGCCATCGAGATCGAATAAGAGTACTTCTTTTTCTTGCAGTTTCACTGTTTTCTCTTGCTGAATATTCTATGTTGAGGCCAATGTAGCATGAAGCATAGTACATACAGCAATAAATCAGTTCGTTTATTAATTTTATCTAGATAACGCATGTAAATGATAATGGTTTTTAT
The DNA window shown above is from Colwellia psychrerythraea 34H and carries:
- a CDS encoding lipoate--protein ligase family protein encodes the protein MIGNKLLSYKKISVAKVFEKETQLIAQIQAGELKQCLMLWQAKEATLVLPAGKKWLASDELKAGLLADEWLLQARKTGGAPVPQCPGIINLSHLYLWSNDTPYSITQAYENLCTVLHGFFGQFNLISQAHATEFSYCDGDYNINLNGKKIVGTAQRVILKKGGGKIVLAQAFILIDVLLEEIIKPVNLCYQLSDKTDRVKAQVHTTLFEHINQKPTIDKLYQQLTQAFVDSGLYQ
- a CDS encoding peroxiredoxin family protein; protein product: MNRKIYSRINKKISISVFSLLLLLTNNAFANTSINVGPTLGEQAPEISVVNTQEQAVNIKEISGEQGLIILFFRSADWCPFCKKHLIELNEHAEQFTKLGYGLAAISYDNTDILKTFADQKNINYPLLSDQKVQTMLAYGIVNSEYAVDSDHYGIPYPGVVIIDNKGKVIHKHFFKGYKKRVKFADLYQQLKKGS
- a CDS encoding cysteine-rich CWC family protein, coding for MTDKNDDSICPLCQQNNRCDVKAGSGCWCMNTPVPEELLAQIPAHLKGVSCVCNACIGRYQRQQHLNANVE
- a CDS encoding FAD-dependent oxidoreductase — its product is MNKTSKAYQPLLSSKAKIAIIGGGVAGSTIALRFAELGLDTTLIEKGPSLVNGPPICHLHAGGNLYREICDEQCLTLLKQSIDTVKVYPQSVNIRPTVIALPKTDNGQPEDLLPRLEKLRAKYSELVAQDSRNKVLGEPENYFKFYSRTELDALLDLPLPKTAKNDSDWLVAFAQHVDLDSLKFPVLLVQEYGLSAFRFAAIASLAIEGLPSCHLQTNKQVIAIVQQKNSLGWQVSTQALPQHQQSPTIIHQHFDYVINACGFKSGEIDDMVSAKRKRMVEFKAAYVAHWPQCQGLWPEIVFYGERGTPQGMAQLTPYPDGYFQLHGMTQDITLFDQGLVASSLESAQPQLAKRFIEKIDKKWPEQLVHNRTLGSIEHIAQFISAFSSAEVAAKPLFGAQQIPGEDADLRAADVSFYGQHYARAEIVKASSALAAGDAILKNLVDCGLIAALELGRYLTEHYFPVSQQCSEIEVTERAIMLAKQREYPIALAKNL
- a CDS encoding phosphoglycolate phosphatase: MKLQEKEVLLFDLDGTLVDSAPDLALAVNRTLKDLNKATFDQDTIHHWVGNGAKVLIERALSGSAIIDKELDETLTKDALTIFLAHYQQCLCIESVLYDDVQEGLLSLKAAGFRLAIITNKPAIFIQPILTGLGIDNLFELLIGGDTLADKKPHPAPLHYAMKQLNVVAEQCVMIGDSKNDILAAKAANIDSVGLTYGYNYGEDINQYGPQWCFDTFNELLISLKR